The sequence CCCAAACTTCGGGCGCGGCCCGCGGGGACCACCCGGCTGCCGCCCTGACCTCCCAAACCCCAGGGTGCTGCCCGACCCCGACCCCCCGAGCATCTCTTCCACGCGCGATTCCGCCGCGAGGTCCCCACCGCGCTGCTCACCCCCTCCCGCAACAGGTCAGGCCCCCCCTCCGCGCCCTCCCCGCAACTTTCCCGGAGGAGAAAGTTTGCGAGCAGCCACGGGGAAAGTTCTCGGGGGGGGGGCTTTCATGTGGAGGGGCGGCCCCACGCGCGGAGCGAGGAACCCCCTCGTCCTCCCCGCTCCTCCCGGTACCTCCCGCCGCCATCGCTCTCGTCTCCGTCGCGCGGGGGAGGAAGGCGGCCACATCCCGGTGTCCCCGCTGTTGTCCCCCCCGCTGCTGTCCCCCTCGTTGGGGGAGTTTAAGGGGCACGGGGTGGTCCGGTGAAGACTCACCGGCGGCTCCacggggcggcggcggcggcggcggctccgggcccGGCGCTGGGTGcgcaggaaggaagaaggagggaaTGAGGCAGGGCTGACGTGAAGGGATGCAAAGCAGCTCCTCCTAACTCGCCCGCCCTTCatcttcctccccctcctcaacTTGCCCGACCACCGCGAACGCCCCCCCGTGCAGCAGCATCCTCCACCGGAGCCGGGGCCGCCCTCGGTACCAGTCTGGGGGGACAAAGCCAGGGGGAATGGTGGTGGGGGTGGTCGATGGGGATCCCCATgccctaaccctaacccctCCAGCACCCCCCCAGAGATCATTTTCtatttcccccttcttttctttttgggaGGTTATCACCCATAGAGTGATAGCGGGAGCGGGGAACGCCCTTCCCAAGGGACCCATATCCTGGTTGGGCACCGCTCTCCTTTGCTGTGATGGTGGGAAGATCATGTACACCCCAAAAAGCTTGTAGGGTTGATGTTAGGACCTccttccctccaaaaatggatTAATGGAATTGGGGATGTTACAGGAATTGCAGGGTTTTGGAGGGGGTGCTGTACACCCCCACAAGGAGGTAGAGGGAGAGGCCGGGGTCTGCAGAGGTGGGGTGACAGAGATGACCAGTCTccaaagggagggaaggggacgGGATGTGGTGCGGGAAAGGAAGCTGGTGATCCAAGAATTGGTTGTCCTGTTGGTTCCCCCAAGAAGGTGGAGGGAGATGTTGACCTACATGGCCTTGGGGATGTGATAGCAGCAGGCAGCCGGTCCCCaaagggagggatgggatgtgGCGTAGGAAGGAGAGTGGGTGGCAACGGCCAAGGGTCTGCGGGCTGCAGGCTCCGGCTCCCACcgtgaggaggaggaggaggaggaggaggaggaggaggaggaaggtctCCTCCCCATGGAGGAAGGAGCACGCGGAGGCAGCCGGGATTCGACTGGTGCGTCGGGAGGTTCTCATCTCCATGGAAGCAGGTGGCGCCGGCCAGACTAATCGCAGCAGAGTTTGTCTCCACACGCAGCCCTTTGTCTGGGCgcacttctgcttttctgattttttgtaGTCTCGGTGAAAACCGAGCTCCCCGCTCCGTCCCCGCTGCCGGTGCTCACATCCCCCGCGCCTGGCGGGGGGGGATGCCCAGCACCCCTTCACGTCCCTGCCGGGGCCTTTCGGAGCCCGGACCCGGCGGCGTCACCGGTCCCCAAACCGCCACTTCCCTGCCCAAGTTCCCAGCCCGGCCTCGCCCCGCGTGGCCCAAGAACGGCTCTGCCTGCgtaaatatatgcaaatacGGATGGGAAGAGACGCGGCACAGGGAGATTCGCTCCTCTGAATTCCCGCAGGGGCCTCAGCCGGGGGGTGCACCCGGACCTGGCACCTGGCGGGCACGGAGCGGGACATGGAGCAGGACAGAGATCGGGGCATggagcagggcacagggcaggacaCAGGGTGGGACACGGAGCGGGCGCGGGCAGAGTCAGGCAGGGAGCGGGCGGAGCGGGAGCCCAGTCGGGGCTCAGGGACCGGGGCTCAGGCACCGGGACCCAGAGATCAGGCTCGGGGCTCAGGGACCGTGGCTCGGGCTCAGGGCTCGGGGCTCGGGGCTCAGGGACCGTGGCTCGGGGCTCAGGGCTCGGGGCTCGGGGCTCAGGGACTGGGGCTCGGGCTCGGCCGgaccggccccggccccgccggctgtcagggagcagctgcGCGTCCGCCCCAGCCAATCAGAAAGCGGATTCAGGAGCCTGCAGCCGCCCCAGCCAATCAGAGAGCGGATTCAGAATGCTCCAGACTCCTCAGCCAATCAGATTGCGGATCCAGCTGCCTCAGCTAATCAGACCGTGGAGGTTGGGAGGCTGAGCGGCCCCAGCCAATCAGGACGCGCGGTGCGCTGCCCCGCTCGCTCCACGGCCCTTCCCGGTCCCTCTCCCGGTTTCACCCGCGCCTACCGGGGCGCGCACTGACCTGTCTCTCCCTGCCCGCGCTGTCCCTGGCTCTCTCCCTCCCCGTGCCGGTTCCGCGAAGCCGTGTCCGTGCCCCTGTGGGTCAGGGCCCGTGGGCAGCCCCCGGGGCCGTGAGAGATTGTCCCGCCCTTTTCTCATactccccagcacaggggacgTTAGTGCGGGCTCTGGCCGATGTGTGCCCGCGCCGGACCCGAGAGGGACCGGGCAGGGGCCGGTGAGCTCTGCCCCCGCCGGTGCCCCGGGCACGCCCCCtttgtgcaggcagagctgctgggcctTTAAGCGGGGGCGTGGCCTAACGCCAAGCCCCGCCCCCGACGCCGCTCAGGTGGCGGCGGGACTGGTgcgccccctggcggcgcgTCCCGGTTGTCCCGGTTGTCCCGGCGGTCCCGCCGCGGGCAGCAGTGGCCGCATCCCGGCTCCAACCTGCCCATCCTGCCCCGCCGCGGGCCGCGAGGAACCGCCCGTCCCGCCCGGCGGCAGGCCCCGGTGCAGCCGCGCCGTCCCGGAGAGCCCCCGCCCAGGAGCGGCTCTGAGCATCCCCCTGAGCCCGACCCCGCACCCCGGGCCGGCCCCGAGCCCCGGCGGCTTCGCAGGTCCCCGCGGGGCTCAGCCCACCGGGCCGGgccgcagcgccgccgccgccgccgcgcttCCGGGGCGGGCGAGGGGCTTCCTGCGGGGCGGCCGCGGTCCCGGGACTGCTCCCGGTGCTGCTCCCGGGCCtcctcccggcccggcccgacTCGCCGCCGGGATGATCAACGCCATCCTGGTGTTCAACAACCACGGGAAGCCGCGGCTCGTCCGCTTCTACCAACACCTGGTGCGGGACCGGGGCCGGGGTCGGTGCGGGGCTGGAGGTCTGGTGGGGCTcggtggggctgggggggcccggGAGCCGGGGCGGTCGCTGCGGGGTGGCGGAGCCCTGCCGGTGTCCTGGCCATGTCCTTCGGGATGCCCCGGCCTGGCTCCGGGACCGGCCTGTCACCCGGAGCCGCCGGCTCACGGTGTCCCAGGGGCAGCGGGGGTCGCGGGTCCCACGGGTGGGACGTGCCCCCACGggtgccctgggctgtgtcctGCCGGCAGGCGGAGGAGGCCCAGCAGCAGATCATCCGCGACACCTTCCACCTGGTGCTGAAGCGGGATGACCACATCTGCAACTTCCTCGAGTGCGGCAGGTACCGGCCGGGGAGGGGCTGTGCCGGGCTGTGCTTCGCCCAGATGGCCCCCCCAGAGCCCTTCAGctctccccgtgtccccacagcCTGTTCGGCGGCTCGGACTACAAACTGATCTACCGGCACTATGCCACGCTGTACTTCGTTTTCTGCGTGGACTCCTCGGAGAGCGAGCTGGGCATCCTGGACCTCATCCaggtgtgtccctgcagggccccatccctgggcacagccccgcCCTGACACCTTTCAGGTGCATTTCGTGCCCGTggcatccctgtgccagccctgggaggcCTGAAGAGCCACTCGGGGGCCacagggggaagggggggctgCACGTGCCCTCTGAGCCCATTCGTGGCTGCTCCGCCACGGGCAGAGGGGGAGAAGCCAACCCAAATGAGCGGCTTTAAAAaatagaaccatagaatcagttcagggtggaaaagacccttaagagCATCAAGTCCAAAAGTtaatcctagaatcatagaatcccaggtTGGCAGAGACCTCAGGGGTTGTCTGGTCCAACCTTTCAGTTCAAAGCACGGCCTAGACAAGGCCCAGCACCTTGGCCAGATGCACCTGAAGGTGTCCAGCGTCGGGGAATCCAATTACTTCCTCTGTAAGATTATTCCGATGGCTGAGTGTTTTGTTTGggaaaaattttccttttgtatctAACTGGAATCTCCCCAAGAGGAACTTGTATCCATCACCCTGTGACTTTCCATATGACTCCTTGTATAAAGGGAGTTTCCAGCTTTTTAGCCACCCTTTAAACACCAGGACATGAGGAGAAGatcccctctgagcctcctttcctccaggctgagcccccccagctccctcagctgctcctggtgctccagccccttccccagctctgttcccttccctggacaagctccagcccctcaatgtgtctcttgtctgaggggcccagaactggacacagccctcGAGgtctcagcagtgccagcacagggacaggcactgccctggccctgctgccacagcagtgctggcatAGCCCAGGGGCCATTGGCCtccttgcccacctgggcacacttgggctcatgttcagcttctgtcatcagcagccccagggccttttccatctttccagctgctctgccccgTGCCTGGAGCGTTCCATGGGACTGTGTGACCATCTTGCCTGGTCTCTGTGCTGACTGTCCTTTCTGCTGCCCCAGGTGTTTGTGGAGACACTGGACAAATGCTTTGAGAACGTCTGTGAGCTGGACCTCATCTTCCACATGGACAAGGTGGGTGGTGGGCTCCatgctgctccagagcctgcgctcccacaggcaggagctggccAGGAAACTGTGGGGGCATCAGGGGTCACTGTGTGGCCAGGGATTGCAATCCTGGGTGGGAAGATTTCAGCCGAGGGTCTTAGAAAGCTGCCCACATCGTGTTCTCTTGACAAGAGATCCAAGTGCTAGGCTGCTCTGAGCCCAGGGGTGAGCTGTGCCCAGCCATGGTTCCAGGGACTGGTGCCGGGTGACTGCAGCCAAGTGACAGGGATCTGTGCTCCAGGGCTGCGCTGGTGGAACTGGGCAGGCTCTGGTGTGGTGCTGGGGCGTTctgcctctgccccagctgtgaCACTCCTTGGTAGTCCTTAACATTTTACTAgagctgcaggggaaaaaaagggaaggaacaaTGGCTGCAGGAAAAATAGTGAACAAACAATGGAGGTATTTGGAATTCAAAGTGCTGGGTAAACTTTGGTTTGAGCCACAGCCTGTAATGCTTCCTCTTGAGCTGGACTGAGTTTCTGGGCGGAAACCCGTCCCCTTTGATCATCTCCTGGGTCATGAGGCTGAAGATAGCCAGGAGTAGATAGCCAGGAATAGgcttggagcagggagaggcttGGCTGAGGGTGCTGGGCTTGCGTTGCTGTTGATCAAGATTTTCTTGCTTTGCTGAAGGCAAAAACATGTCAACAAAAAAgagcagtggaaaagaaaaatgtcccCTTTCTGTTGGTGATTCCAACTTGGCAactggcagggaaggggagtgaGCAGGTGAGTGGGTGGGGTCTCTGTGTTCCCAGCTGCATATATCAAGCTTTGGTTTTACCATTTACCCAGCTGTAACCTTTCCGAAATGCCACATGATTATGTTGTCAGCAAAAGCACTTATCGAGGGTTTATCAAAGGAGGAATgagggaggagcagctgtgggagaaGCGGTGGCAGTTGCCCAGATCACCCCTGCCCGCAGTGGGGGGAGGATGTGCTCATGGGGTCTGACCCTGTGGATGACCAGGACCTTACTCTCAGTTTACACTGAGCCCTACAGCCagcctgcagccccagggcagggcaccTCACCCCATAGCCTGTCAGCTTTGCCAGCAAGAGCGGGGTCACCCTTCCTCTGACCTCTCCTGCCTGGAAGAATGTTCAGGAGACAGGAATCAGAGGGTTCTGATAGGGGAGACCCTACAGCTCAGTCATCCCAGACCCTCCCAGCCTTGTTTACTTCACgtcctgtgctcctgctgcttccaagCTTTGACTTGAGTCTTGGCCACTGTCAGTTGGTCCTCCCGTCTCTTTCTATATTTGGCACGTGTTTATTTCTCGGATGTGCTCATGTTCCTGTGCTTCCAGGAGCTTGGTCACAGAGGGACAGTGTTTGGGGCGCTGGGAATGTGCCAGTGCATCCTGCTGGGCTCTGGTTTGCACCCCTTGGATGCCCTGGCAGGGTTGTGAGTGTctccccaggcaggggctgaCAGGAGTTCAGGTGCAGATTTGGCTGCATCCTGTGATTTCTCTCTTTGCCTCAAGATTCACCTTGCACTACCTGCAGCACAGGGGTTGTGGGACCAGAACTGCTGCAGATCTGGAGCCCTGTGCCTGCCGTGGGCAGATGAAGGGGGACATTGGCTGGGCACCAGTGACACCCAGTGCTGTTAGCTGAGCTTTGGGTTCTCCAGCCTCAGAGCTGCGGGGCCCCCCTGTCACatggggaggctcaggggggagCTGTGCCCACCTCTCAGTCGTGCTTCCCACTTGGAGAGGAGCACGAGCTGCACTCAGCAGCTGTGGGGTCCTGCAGGGGACACGGATTGCTCAGGAAGTGCTGTGCTCGGCTTGGAAAACAAAGCTTGCTCAGGATTTCTGCCCCGTTGGTGTTGGGCCAACTTGGGCTGAAGCCAGACCTTGAAGGAACGTTTCCTGATGTTCCCAGATGCTGTCgggctgtgggggctgctcGCTCCGCCGGCGCGgtgtgtgctggggctgggctgtgggagggggtCCCAGGGGCTCTGGGAGTCCCAGGAGCTGCCACGGTACCTGTGGCTCGCCCCGTGCTGTGCTGATCCTGCACACCTCGCTGCTCCGGGCCACTGTCGGAGCAGGATGGAACTCATGGGGAGCCCTGGGATGGATCACCTCACCGTTGGCACAGAGCTTGGTTTCCCCCTTGGAGCAGGTTTTCTCATTGTCTTAttctccccagcactgccctggcagtgTTTGCCATGTGATGTTGACAAGTGCAGCCTGGCCCTGTGAAGCCATTAAACAATCTCGTAACCTGACCGTGCTCCTGCACAGCCTCTTTCGTGGAAGTAACTGGGACCCATAAATCCATTATCTGTGCCGGGAGCTCATCAGGAGCTGCTGATTGTGCAGGGAATGCCTGGCTGAGCTGGATGCTGGAGTTGAGGGTAGTtgcagccaccagcacagcctggctgccaCCCTGGGGCTGGTTGGGATTTCTGAGATTGCAAACCACGAGTGGCCCTTTCCCTGCCGTGGCTGTGATTCCACCAGCCTCCCTTGACTGTTCATCCTTGGACCTAAGGAAccccagggaaggaaggagtAGACTCCCTTGGcagttttgtgctttttctgtgcCTGTATCACAGTCCTGTCTTTCCTAAGAGACAGTGGAGAAGCCAGGCTCTGGCCTGGCTTTCTGGGGagaaggagctgctcctggggagAAGTGTCCTGCCCGGTGGGGTCCCTGCTGCCCACTGGGGTCCTCTCTAGCACACATTCCTGCTGTGACCTGGCTCCTGGCCCAAGGAGGGATCAGACTTCACTGGATGTGTCAGAAGTggtgcagccaggctgtgccagcaggatgGGTTGGATCTGGCCTCTCTGAGGGCTGCCCTGTGCCCGGTGGTCTGTTTGCTCTGGCTTCTGGGGTGGGTGTTTTCTAGAGCAGGGGTGGTAAATAGGACTGTGGGACTTTCCATGCCAAGGACCATGGCCATCTTCTCATTCTCTGGGCAGctgaggaggggatggagctggattTATCTCCTCAGGGGAGATGCTGGCCCCTGACATGCTTCCATGCCAGCGCTGTGGCCGCTGCCAGGCCAGGGCTGGGTtctcagccttcccttcccttcttccctccctgttAGGTTCACCACATCCTGCAGGAGATGGTGATCGGTGGGATGGTGCTGGAGACCAACATGAATGAGATCGTGGCACAGGTGGAGGCCCAGGGCAAGCTGGAGAAGGCGGAGGTGAGCGTTGATGCTGTGGCTTTGCCCCATGGGGCTGACAGACCCTGGGCTGCGAGGGGAGCTGGCCTGTGAGGTCTGGGGTGGGTATGTGGGGGGGACATCTGGGCTATCCCCAGTTTCTGCCTGCCCAAGCCCTCGGGGTGGAGCTGGGGACATCAGCAGTTCAGGAGCACGGGGGAGCTGCCCAAGCATGGGAGTGGCTTTTCCCATCAGGATAATGACCTGAGGCAATAAAAGGTTTATTGCCCTATTTGTCACTGGTAAGATGCAGCtgcctgggtgctgtggggcaggggcCAGTGGTCACAGTctctctgtccccagggaggCCTCTCGGCCGCTCCTTCCCGCGCTGTGTCAGCCGTGAAGAACATCAACCTGCCCGAGATCCCCCGCAACATCAACATCGGAGACATCAACATCAAAGTGCCCAACCTGTCGCAGTTCATGTGAGcggcccatggcagggggccAAGCAGAGCTGGGGTCCCTGGCTCCTCTCAGGGACTGCCTGTGTGGTACCCAGGGGCCAGTGTTGCCAGGATGCCTGGGCTGACCgagggcagggagcagtggcAGGGCTCAGAGAATGGGATGGAGGGTGTCTCACCCTGGACCTGGGCTCAGTTCTGCTCTCTGGTCCCTCAAGAAGGCGGgtgcccttccttcccctccctccccatggAAGTGCAACCTCTCCTCGCTGTGGGGAAGAGCCAgttcctgcctctcccaggaTTCTTGGGATTCCCAGTGGTAAATGCGTGCCTGTAGTGATG is a genomic window of Chiroxiphia lanceolata isolate bChiLan1 chromosome 12, bChiLan1.pri, whole genome shotgun sequence containing:
- the AP3S2 gene encoding AP-3 complex subunit sigma-2, with product MINAILVFNNHGKPRLVRFYQHLAEEAQQQIIRDTFHLVLKRDDHICNFLECGSLFGGSDYKLIYRHYATLYFVFCVDSSESELGILDLIQVFVETLDKCFENVCELDLIFHMDKVHHILQEMVIGGMVLETNMNEIVAQVEAQGKLEKAEGGLSAAPSRAVSAVKNINLPEIPRNINIGDINIKVPNLSQFM